AGCGAAAGGAGAAATAAAATGCTTAGATGGGAATTTAAAAAAATTATAAAAGAAAAAACAAGTATTATAGCATTAGTATTATTAGCAGTTATGTTTTTACAAATAAGCTTTATGAAACCAATGCTAGAAACACAAAATGAATATTTTGATGAAAGTAAAAATGAGTACTTTGTAGATAAAAGAGATAAAGAGGTTATAGCTAATGAAAAGCTACAAAATAAGGTTGCACAAATTAATGCAAGTCTTAAGTCTATACCATCTGATGGACAAACAAAGGCGTTAAGCAAAATGTCTAATGAAAAAATAAAACTAGATGATGGTAGTAAATATGAAAATGTAGATTTTTATAAAGTATTTTCTTATAGAGTTGACTTTGGTCTATCAATAATGATTATGATAATAATTTTAGTTATGATTTGTTCTAATTTATATGTAGACGAGCAAATATCAAATGTAGCACCTATAATGTTATCATCAAAAAATAAGAATAAAGCATTAAATTTAAAATTATTAATAGCAATATTTTTACCTGTAATATTATACGCAGTGTATATATTAGGTACAAGTATAATAACTTATATTCAATATGGTAATCCACTTAATGGAAGCTTACAAGCATATAGAATATCTGATATAGCACTATTAATAAAGCCATTAACAATAAATCAATATGTTATAGGTCAAATGTTAACATCATTACTTATGCTAATGGGAATATCTCTAGCTACTTTGTTTAGCTCATTTATAAGCGATAACTCAGTAAAATCAATTGGATTATCAGTTGGATTTATAGCATTAGCAAAAATATTAATTATGTTCAAGTTTTTACCAGCAAAAGTTTTACAGTTATTAGTGATAGGAAACTATGTAGATGTTATGATGGGAATGAGTAAAATAAGCGGATTTTACAATGGAAATATAAGTATTTTATCAAAATCACTAGACTTATCAAATTTATGTGTAAGTATATATAGTTTGATAGCCACAGCTTTAGTACTTGGAAATATTTATTGTATTAAAAAAGTTTTAACTAAGTAGATCATCAATATATACACTTAGTTGAAAAATATTGATTTAAATTAGCGAAATTTAATTTATATAAAAATAATAGGAGGAAGTAATAATGAACGTATTAGAATTAAAAAATGTAACTAAAACATATAAGCATAAAAATGCTAATGAAAATATAAATTTAACTTTAGAAAGTGGTGTTTATGGACTTTTAGGACCAAATGGTGCTGGGAAATCTACTTTAATGAAACAAATGGCTACTATAACAAGCCCAACATCTGGAAAGATATTATATAACAATAAAGATGTTGAAAGTTTAGATGAACAATATAGAGAAGTAGTTGGATACTTACCACAAGACTTTGATGCATATAAAAACTTCAAAGCTAAAGAGTTTTTAATGTATATGGCTGCTTTAAAAGGAATGGATAAAAAAGAAAGTAAAAAAAGAGTTGACGAGTTATTAGAATTAGTAGGATTATCACAAGTTTCAAATAAGTTAGTATCTAAATTTTCAGGAGGTATGAAAAGAAGAGTAGGGATAGCTCAAGCTCTTTTAAACAATCCTAAAATACTAATACTAGATGAACCTACGGCAGGTCTTGATCCACAAGAAAGAACTAGATTTAGAAATCTTTTATCTCAAATAGGTAGAGAAACTATAGTTATACTTTCAACTCATATAATATCTGATATAGAAAGTGTAGCAAAAAAAACTATAATGATAAAAGATGGAAAGGTATTACTTCAAGGTACTCATAAAGAAATACTTGAAGATATGAATGGTAAAGTATACACAGTAACAACAACTGATGAAAGTGTTATAAATGAAATACAAAGAAACTATAAGGTAGTTAGTATAAATCGTGGAATAGAAGATACAAGTGTAAGATTTATAAGTGAAACTAAGCCAAGTTATGAAAATATCGAAGCTACTAATCCTAGATTTGAAGATGTATATATGTTCTACTTCGAACTAGAAGATGCAAGGGAGGTATAATTATGTTTTCAGTTATAAAATGGGAAATTAAAAAAAGCTTTAAGCCAGGAGTATTTGTACTTTGGGCATTAGGATTATTTTTAGGATATGTAGCAGTATATACTTCAACAGGTGTTACTGATGCTTATGCTGATGTATTTTCTAAGTATTATGGAATTGCCCCAATAATGGGACTTGCAATGTTTTCTATGTTTGCTGGAAGCTTTGTACTAGAGTATAACTCAGGTATGGATTCTCTTATAAAAGCTAGCAAAAATGGTAAAAAACAATTAGTAATATCGAAGTTTATAGCTAACGGAATATCTGCAAGTATAGTTAATTTATCTATATATGTAGTAATGATAATAAAAGTAACTAGTAAACATAACGTAGAAGGATTAAATTTACCACTTAAAAAATTATGGTATTTTGGAAATAGTGGTTCAAATATAACAGTACTTCAGATGATATTAATAACAGCAATAACTGTAATAATTGGTTCATTTATATTTGCAGCACTAGGATTATTTTTATCATCAATAAGTAAAAATGCATTTGTACCTTTTGTATTTGGTGGTTTAATAATGGGGATACCTTATATATTATCAGGATGGGTTCCTAATGCTAAAATATTTACAAATTCACCACTATGGGGAATGTATAGTGGGCAACTTATAAGATATGATGCATCTATAATTGCATGGATAGTATTTGCAGTAATAGCAACGGCTGGAACAGGTGTATTATATAATTTAACTAGAAATACTTTCTTAAAAGAAAGATAATATAAAATACAAAATTAAGCTATTTTGAAATATATTAATTGTTAAAATTATGCATTTTGGAGTAGCTATTTTTGGTATACTAAGATATAAATAAACATCAGGAGGGTAATATGAATATAAACATAAAGGATAGTAAAATACTTATAGTAGATGATGAATCTGAAATATTAAACTTATTAAAAATAGCACTTAAAAAAGAAGGATTTGAAAATATATATGAAGCACAAACTGGAAAATATGCAATCGAAAAATTTGAACAAAATAGCCCAGACTTAGCAATATTAGATGTTATGCTTCCTGATATGGAAGGATATGATATATGTAAACATATAAGAAAAACATCTAATATACCAGTATTATTTTTATCAGCAAAAGGTGAAGAACTAGACAGAGTTATGGGGCTTGCAATAGGAGCTGACGATTATATAACAAAGCCATTTAGCTTAAAAGAAGTAGCTCTTAGAGTTAAAATTCAGTTAAAAAGAAACTTTATGATAAGCGAAATGTCAAAAGAGGTTGAAGAAATAAAAGAGAAAAAATTATCATTTGGACCGTTTGAAATCGATGAAGATAAAATTGAAGTTAAGAAAAATGGAGAAGTTATAGACTTAAAACCAAAGGAATATAAAATGTTTTTATATATGATGAAACATAAAAATCAAATAATAAGTAAAGAAAAATTCTGTGATGAAGTTTGGGGAGAAGACTTTTTTGGATTTGATAATACTATAATGGTACACATAAGAAGGCTTAGAGAAAAAATAGAAGAGAACCCTTCAAAGCCAAGATATATTGTAAATGTAAAAGGATTAGGATACAAACTTGTAGATAAGGAAAATTAGATATGAATATGAAATGGAAATTAACTTTAAGGTATGTATTAAGTATAGCTTTTGTAGCTATATTTGTAGTAATACTTAATATAATTGCATTGATGTCTTTAACATTTTACAGTGCAAGTCAAGATAAAAATGGACATGATTGGCATAATGGTGTTGGTTATTACACAAGAAATTTTCAAAATTATATACAAATAGATGAAAATGATAAACTAATTATAAATGAAGAAGGCAAAAAATCATTAGATAAAAATAACTTGTGGGTACAAATATTAGATAAAGACTCAAAGGAAGTTTATAGCTATAAAAAACCTAGTGATGTTAATGAGAAGCATACTCCAATCGAACTTATAAATGGATACAAGTATAGCCATGGATTTGGTGGACATTCTGATATATTAGCCGGACAAAAAAAATTAAAAAATGAAAGTTATACATATTTAATTGGTTTTCCTATGAGATATATTACTAAATATACATTTATAATGGAAAATGATACGCTAATAAGATACATAAGAAAAGCTATTTATGTAATAATAATTATAGATTTTTTAATTGCTGCTGTATTTGGATACATATTTAGTAAAGGACTTACAAGACCAGTTAAAAAAATTATAACGGGTGTAGATGATTTAGCTGATGGAAATTATGATGTGTATTACAAAGAAAAAGGAGTATACAGCAAAGTATTTGGAAAATTAAATAGTTTATCAGATACACTTAAATCTAATGAAATAGAAAGAGTAAAAATAGAAAAAATGAGAGAAGATTGGATTGCAAATATTTCTCATGATATAAAGACACCTTTATCATCAATAAAAGGATATGCTGAAGTATTGAGCGAGGACTATGATTTTACAAGTGAGGAAATATCAGAGTTTGCAAATATAATAAATTCAAAAGCTGACTATATTAAAGAATTAGTAGATGATTTAAACTTAACTATGAAGTTGAAAAACAGTAATTCTATAATAAATAAAGAAGAAGTAAATTTAAATAGTTTAGTGAAAAATTCTGTAATAGATATATTTAATGATCATAGATATTCTGACAGAGATATAGAATTTATAGATAGTGAAAAAGTAATAAAGAAAAATTTAGATAAGACATTAATTAAAAGAGTTATAAATAACCTTATATACAATGCACTTGTACATAATAATGAAGATATAAGTATAAGTGTTAAAGTTTTTGAAGATGAAAAAGCACATATAATAATAAAAGACAATGGAAAAGGTATAAATGAAGATGAGTTAAAATATATCTTTGAAAGATATTATAGAGGAACAAATACTGGAGAGGCTCATAAAGGATCAGGTCTTGGGATGGCAATAGCAAAAGAAATAATAGTAGCACATGGTGGAGATATACAAATAAGAAGTGAACTTTCAAAAGGAACTGAAATAGAAATCACTTTATAACTTTGATTTTAAGGATAAAATATATAATAACGACTTGTCTACAAAGAAAGTTCTTTAAATTAATTAAATAAGTAGAATAAAACATTTGATTCGTACATTACTTAAAAATATAGGAGTATAAGTAAACTTACTTATACTCCTATATTTTTTTTATAAACGTTGTTAATTAAGCATATAACCAATGTAGTGTCTTAGGTAAATTTAATTTTTATGCATTTCTATACTTTAAAAAACCATTTAAAAACTTTAATGCAAATATTAATGGAACACCTACAGATAAAATAAATCCATATAATTTAAACATAGAGTTGGCTACCATAATATTTAAAATGCCTGAAATAATAAACCATAATCCACATTTTGTCACAATATCAATGGCAAAATCACTTTTTAGATAATTTATAAATACATTGCTATTTTTATCATTAGTAACTTTATTTTTAAAATATCCAATAGATTTAATTATTACTATTCCTAATACGATTAAAAAAATATTCATTATGTTCTCCTAGAAGTTATTATATTTATATGTACTATGATTTTTACATAGATAAATTACTGTTAATTATTATAAAACCCTTTATATATTTTACTATTAGTGTTATTAGTAGTCAATTATATAATAATTATTAAATAAGGTTATTTATATTTTTGAAAAATATACTTATAAAGAATAATAGCAATTATTAAGTAGATACTAAATTTAATAATAATAATATATTTAGAGGAGGTAAAAATGAAAAAAGTTTTTGTGTCAACTCTTGTTTTTTTATTAATTTTCACAAATGTATCTTTTGCAAATACTATTAGCCTTAAAGACTCCATTAAAGATATTGAAATGGTTAGCAATAGGATGTATATAATTATTAAACAAATAACTGGAGATGACACTCTTGACGTATATGAACTTAATCGGGATATAAAGTTTTGTGAGTCCATATTAAGTACACGCGCTAAAAAAATATCAGATGCATATTCTAATAAATCTAGTATAGAGGTTGGAAGAATTTACTCAGCTTTATTATATACAATATCTTTGTATCAATTGAGTTTAACTAGCATAACAATGTATATACGTGATGATAGTAAGGCTAATCATTTTATTGAAGCATGTTCAAGTTATCAACAGGGAAATAGTTCTTTAGAGAATATTAAATTAAAGAACCTAGAAACTCAAAATAGACAAGAAGAATCTAAAAAAGAAAAATCTACATGTCATTAAAATTTTAATAACATCATTATGATAATATACGGTATAAAATTATGATACTAAGATAAAAAGAGTGTAAATAAATTTGTTTTATACAAATTCACTTACACTCTTTTGGTTTATATTAAATTATTTTGATAGGTACCAACCTAGTATATATAATATATAAATATGGGTTGGATAAAATATATAGAAGAAGTTTTTATAACCTTTACCTTTTTTACCATGTAATTTTTATTCGTGTACCATTTAACCCTTTTTTTATAGAATTTAAATTTTCCAAATAATCATCTCCTCTTCGATTTGTTTACTAACCTATTATACAGTCCTTAAAAAATTAAATATTTAAACTAATCTTATATAAAGCTTAAATAAACCTTAAATAAATTTAGGATAATTTAATTTAAGCTAAAATTTATTTGTTAAGGATTATTTAAGATTAAGTTAAGTTGTAGTTTATATACTTAAAAAAGTTTTTGCCGTATAATAACAACATAAACAACACAAGGAGGGAAGTAAAATGAAATCAAGATTTGAAGGTAATTTATTAGGACTTATAGGAGTAAATATATTAGCATGGTTAATAACATTTGTTACACTAGGAATAGCTACACCATGGGCTATGTGTATAAAATATAGATGGGAAGCTGAAAATACCGTAATAGAAGGAAGAAGATTAAACTTTATAGGTAGCGGTTCTAGTTTATTTATGAACTATATTAAATGGTGGGTATTAACAATAATAACTTTTGGAATATACGGACTTTGGTTATATATAAAATTATTACAATGGAAAACTGAAAATACAGTATTTGAGAATTAATAAAAGCTATACTAAAAATGAAGCAAGTAGTCATTTTTAGTATGGCTTTTTATATTTAAATTTGTAAATATCTTATTAGCATAAATGTTTATAAATTTAAATATAAAATATTTGTAAATAATAATTAGGAGTGATAAGAATGGTAAAAACGAAGAATATTATAACTGATTATGTTTGAATTCTAAATATTTTTTATCTGATTTGCACCAAATTGTATGAAAAATTCTGAAAATGATGTATAATGAATTTAGGGCGATTAAATTATGCATTTAAAGAAGGGGGGTATTTTATGATAAACTTAATGATAATTAGTGCTTTAGTATTATTGGTTTGTATAACCTCAAGCAAAATATTCTACAAATTTGGTGTTCCAATATTGCTAGTATTCATAATACTAGGAATGCTATTTGGTTCTGATGGAGTTGTAGGAATATATTTTGATAACTATGAACTTACGAAACAGTTATGTTCTATTGGTTTAGTATTTATAATGTTTTATGGGGGGTATGGTACTAACTGGAATATGGCAAAACCAGTAGCTATATCATCTATACTATTATCTACAGTAGGTGTAGTTATAACAGCAGGATTAACTGGGTTATTTTGTATATTAGTTTTTAATACGAGTGTTTTAGAAGGATTACTTATCGGGTCTATAGTAGCATCAACAGATGCTGCATCAGTTTTCGCAATACTGCGTTCTCAGAAATTAAATCTAAAAGGATCTATTGCATCAATATTAGAAATAGAAAGTGGGAGTAATGACCCTTTTGCATATATGATGACAATAATAATCCTAGGTCTTATGGGAAATATTGATTCTAGTAGTATACTACCAATGTTATTAACTCAAGTAGTAGTAGGTATACTTAGTGCAGTTATATTAGCAAAATTAACTGTATATTTACTAAGAAATTTAAACTTTGAAATCGAAGGATTTTACCCGATTTTTGTGACGGCTATTGCTATACTTTCATACTCTTTAAGTGAATACTTAGGAGGAAATGGATACTTAAGTGTTTATATGGCTGGTATAATAATAGGAAATAGTAAAATACCTCATAAGAAAAGTATATTCCAGTTCTTTGATGGTATATCATGGATAATGCAAATAATGTTATTCTTCTTATTAGGATTATTAGCATTCCCATCTCAAATACCTGGAGTAATGATAAAAAGTACACTTATATCAATATTTATGATAGTAATAGCAAGGCCTATTGCTACATTTAGTATATTAAGTTGGTTTAAAATACCAGTAAAGCAACAGATATTTATATCTTGGGTAGGATTAAGAGGAGCTGCATCTATAGTATTTGCTATATTCGCGGTAACTTATGGAGTACCAATAGAAAATGATATATTCCATATAATATTCTTTATAGCATTATTCTCAGTATCAGTGCAAGGAACACTTTTACCAATGATGGCAAGAAAGTTAGATTTAATTGATGATAACTCATCAATATTAAAAACATTTAATGACTATACAGAAGATAAGAGTACAAAGTTAATAGAAGTTTCAGTTACTGAAGATTGTCGTCTAGTAAATAAATCTATAATGGATGCTGATATACCAGAAGATATCCTTATAGTAATGATAAAAAGAAATGGAGATGTACTAGTACCAAATGGTTCAACTGTAATGTTACTAGGGGATGTTCTTGTTATAACTGGAAATAATTTTGATATTTTAGATAATTATTTTGATCATAAGGTCAATAAATATCAAGAAGGAAAGAGTACAAAGTTAATGGAAATTTCAATACCCTTAGATAGTAAGATAACAAATAAGTCTATAAAAAATATAGATATATCAAAAGATATTCTTATAGTAATGATAAAAAGAAATGGAAATATAATAATACCAAATGGGTCAACTGTAATACGTCCGGAAGATGTGTTAGTTATAACTGGTAATAATTTAGATGAACTAGAGAATTTAAGTGAAATATAATTTTATATAAATTTTAAATAGGCTGCTCAAAATATTTGAGTAGTTTATTTTTATATGCTATAAATTTTTATTATATAAATTATTAATGTAACAGATAAAACTTTAGTAAATTGAAGTTTGTATAGAAAATTGAACAAAGAATCAGTGTTGACTTTGACAAATAAAAAATAACATTAAATAAAGATTATATATTAAATGAAATAGAATCAAAATACAGAAAAGTGGAAATATATATAATATAACTAGGCCAATAAATATATAATAAATATTTAACTAAAGTGCATGGAAATATAGTTCAAGGTACATATGCATTTATATCAGCAATATTACTTGCAATAGTATATCTACATTATGAATCTATTTTTGCATGTATTATAGTACATATGACAAGTAATTTATTGGGAATATCAGTGAACGTTTTTTTAGTATCAAAAATTAATAATGAAATTATAAGTATTATTTTATTTGCAATAATGGGGATAGTTTGCACGACTATACCAGCAATTAAAATGATTAAAGAATATAAAGCTAAAAAAGATGAAAAAATTAGTATTTAATAATATAGGGTGTAAAAAACATAAGTGTCTAAATTTATAAAGTAAAGACACTTGTATTTTTTATTTAATTTAGCATAGATTGTTCATCAATTTTATTCGTTAAATTGGAATTTATCTATTTTCTATTATTCATATTTTATTAAAATTATTCATTACTTAACTTTTTCTAATTTATCAAAAAATATTGAAATCTCGCCACAATTTGGACAAACACTAGCCTTTACCTTACCCTTTGTATCTGAAAAAACTCCACTTCCTTTTCCAAGCACTACTGATGCGTATGCTGTAAAATTTTCAGTCTTTAACATATAATCTTCAACCATAACTTCATCACATCTTAAACACTTTCTCATACTATCTCTCCCCCTTAAAGTATTTATAATATATAAATAGTTGTTAATTTGATTATATCAGAAAATCTAATTTAATGTATGTCCTCTAAAACAGATGGTTTTGTGAGCACTAAGATAACAAAAAACCTATCCTATAAATTCTTATTTATACGAATTTCCATTCATATCTCCTTTTAGTTTATGGTACATTAATTGGCTGTTGTAATTTTTCTAAAATGATATTTGGTGGAAAGAATCTTTTTTATTTATTATAATTTAAATCGACATATTATAGTGATACATCACTAAAAACAAATATAATACAAACTTCGACATTAATTTTAAATGAAATAATATATGATAATAGTTGTATAAAAATATAGCTGAGATTAAGTAACTGAGTGGGAGCTACTATTTTATAGATATAATGACTTCATTAGTTGATTAAAATAAATATGAAATTGGGTGAGAAAATGATAAATGTACTTATGATAGAAGATGATAGTGCAATATCTTTTGCAGTAAAGTATGCACTAGAGAAAGAAGGATTTAACATTGATATATGCAATGATTTAGAGAAAAGCAGAAACAGTATTAAGGATAAAAAGTATAATATAATTCTTTTAGATGTAATGTTACCAGATGGAAATGGTTATGATTTTTGTAGAGAAATTAGAGAAGTTCAAGACACTCCTATAATATTTTTAAGTGCTTGTGATGAAGAAGTGAATGTAGTTATGGGGCTAGATATTGGAGGAGATGATTATATAACCAAACCTTTTAGAGTTAGAGAACTTATCTCTAGAATAAATGCAGTACTTAGAAGAAAAGGCAGTAGTAATGAAAATAAAAAAGTAATTAAATTTAAAGACTTAACTATAAATACTTTAGAAGCTAGAGTTTACAAAGGTGAAGAGGAAATTTTGTTAACATCTGTTGAGTACAAGCTATTATTAATATTAATTAAAAATAATAATGTGGTATTAAGTAGAACTAAAATACTAGAAAAATTATGGGACGTTACTTGTGATTTTGTAAATGATAATACCCTTACAGTTTATATAAAAAGGCTTAGAGAAAAAATAGAAGATGATTCAAGCCACCCAAAATACATACTTACAGTAAGGGGATTAGGATATAAGTGGAACGGAAGTGAAAATAGTGTTTCTATCTAATGCTGAAATAAAAAGTTTTATAAAAGATTACACTATATTATTTATGATTACTGTAATGCTTTGTGTAGGAGTTAGCTTTATAAGTGTAAACATAATAAAAAATAAGGTAGTAGAAAATAATCAAGCTATAATAGGATCTATACTTTCAAAGCATCCCAACTTAGAAAGTAATATAGTAGGCATTGTAACTCAAGGGAAATCAAAAGATGATATAAGTTTAGGTAAAGAAATACTAAAAAAATATAGCTATGATAAAAATATAAGATTAAATAATGAGCCAATTATAAGAGATAGTATAAAGAAAGTATTTAGTATAAATTTATTATCTATATTTGTGCTATTTATTTTTATTTTAATGTTAGTTATGCACTATTTTAAGATTATATACAGTGATATAAAAGACATGACTGAATATGTATATTATAGTTCAGAGGGCAAAAAATTTGAAATGAAAAATAAAAATCAGGAAGGTCAAATCGGACTTCTTAAAACGGAACTTTTGAAAATGACTAATATACTTAAAGAAAAAGTAGAACTTTTAAGTAAAGAAAAGATATTTTTAAATGACACTATCTCTGATATTTCACATCAGTTAAAAACGCCTATGACATCACTTATGATACTTAATGATTTAATGTATGATGATATAGCAAAAGAAACCAAAATAGAGTTTTTAGAAAAGATAAAATCTCAATTAAATAGAATGGAATGGTTGATAAAGAGCATGCTAAAGCTTTCAAAAGTAGAAGCTAAAGTAATAAATTTTAAAAATGAGAAAGTAAATGTTTTAGAACTTATAAAAATGTCTATTCAACCAAGTTTAGTTCCAATAGAACTTAAAAATATAGATGTCAGTATAAATGGTGATAGTGAAGCTATATTTTTAGGAGACATGAATTGGTCTATAGAAGCTTTAGTCAATATAATTAAAAATTGTGTAGAACATACTTTTTCTAATGGAAGTTTAGATATTAGCTATGAAGAAAATTCTTTATACACAGAAATTGTAATAAAAGATAGTGGAGAAGGTATAGATAAAAAGGATTTACCTCATATATTTAAAAGATTTTATAAAGGAAAAAGTAGTTCAAAAGAAGATAGCGTAGGTATTGGACTAGCTATGGCAAAGTCTATAATTGAAGGACAAAAGGGTGATATTTATGTCAAAAGTGAAAAAAACAAAGGAACTCAGTTTAATATAATATTCCATAAAATCTAAGTGACTAATTTGTAATATTTAATTCACTTTAAAGTAATTTTATATCTTTAAAATTAAGTTAAGAAATTAAAAGTAGCATAAATATGATGAACTAAATAAGGTGAAATTTACAAAATGAGGAGTAAAGGTTATATGGAAATTTTAAAAGTTGAAAATTTAACAAAGAGTTATGGCACGGGAGAAGCAAAAGTAGATGCCTTAAAAAATATTAATTTATCAATAAATAAAGGGGAATTTGTTGCAATAGTAGGACCTAGTGGAAGTGGTAAAAGTACGCTACTTCATTTATTAGGTGGAGTTGATAAACCAACGAGTGGAAATGTATTTATAAATGATGTAGATATATATAACTTAAAAGAAAAAGACTTATCTATATTTAGAAGAAGAAATATAGGAATTATATATCAATTTTATAATTTGATACCAGTACTTAGTGTAAAGGAAAATATATTATTACCAGCAGAACTTGACAATAGAAAAATAGAAAAAGCGTATTTAAATGATTTATTAAAAACTTTAGGATTGAAAGAAAGAGAAAATCACCTTCCAAATGAATTAAGTGGAGGACAACAACAAAGAACTTCTATAGGTAGATCGCTTATAAATAGACCAGCAATAGTTCTAGCAGATGAACCAACAGGAAATTTAGATAGCAAAAACTCTAAGGAAGTGATTGAGCTTTTAAAGTTATCAGTAAAAAAATACAATCAAACTTTAATAATGATAACTCATGATAACAATATTGCCTTACAAGCAGATAGAGTGATATCCATAGAAGATGGAATGATTACAGCTAATGAGGTGATATAGATGAACTTATATTACAGCTTAACTTTAAGATATTTAAAACAAAATAAGAAAAGAACAATAGTTACAATAATAGGAATAATATTATCTACATCTTTGATTTGTGGGATAGGTAATATGGTTGAAAGTGTTATAGATTATCAGACTAGGGAAGCAATAGCTGATATGGGAGATTATCATGCTAT
Above is a genomic segment from Romboutsia lituseburensis containing:
- a CDS encoding ABC transporter ATP-binding protein gives rise to the protein MNVLELKNVTKTYKHKNANENINLTLESGVYGLLGPNGAGKSTLMKQMATITSPTSGKILYNNKDVESLDEQYREVVGYLPQDFDAYKNFKAKEFLMYMAALKGMDKKESKKRVDELLELVGLSQVSNKLVSKFSGGMKRRVGIAQALLNNPKILILDEPTAGLDPQERTRFRNLLSQIGRETIVILSTHIISDIESVAKKTIMIKDGKVLLQGTHKEILEDMNGKVYTVTTTDESVINEIQRNYKVVSINRGIEDTSVRFISETKPSYENIEATNPRFEDVYMFYFELEDAREV
- a CDS encoding response regulator transcription factor translates to MNINIKDSKILIVDDESEILNLLKIALKKEGFENIYEAQTGKYAIEKFEQNSPDLAILDVMLPDMEGYDICKHIRKTSNIPVLFLSAKGEELDRVMGLAIGADDYITKPFSLKEVALRVKIQLKRNFMISEMSKEVEEIKEKKLSFGPFEIDEDKIEVKKNGEVIDLKPKEYKMFLYMMKHKNQIISKEKFCDEVWGEDFFGFDNTIMVHIRRLREKIEENPSKPRYIVNVKGLGYKLVDKEN
- a CDS encoding HAMP domain-containing sensor histidine kinase, giving the protein MNMKWKLTLRYVLSIAFVAIFVVILNIIALMSLTFYSASQDKNGHDWHNGVGYYTRNFQNYIQIDENDKLIINEEGKKSLDKNNLWVQILDKDSKEVYSYKKPSDVNEKHTPIELINGYKYSHGFGGHSDILAGQKKLKNESYTYLIGFPMRYITKYTFIMENDTLIRYIRKAIYVIIIIDFLIAAVFGYIFSKGLTRPVKKIITGVDDLADGNYDVYYKEKGVYSKVFGKLNSLSDTLKSNEIERVKIEKMREDWIANISHDIKTPLSSIKGYAEVLSEDYDFTSEEISEFANIINSKADYIKELVDDLNLTMKLKNSNSIINKEEVNLNSLVKNSVIDIFNDHRYSDRDIEFIDSEKVIKKNLDKTLIKRVINNLIYNALVHNNEDISISVKVFEDEKAHIIIKDNGKGINEDELKYIFERYYRGTNTGEAHKGSGLGMAIAKEIIVAHGGDIQIRSELSKGTEIEITL
- a CDS encoding YjgN family protein yields the protein MKSRFEGNLLGLIGVNILAWLITFVTLGIATPWAMCIKYRWEAENTVIEGRRLNFIGSGSSLFMNYIKWWVLTIITFGIYGLWLYIKLLQWKTENTVFEN
- a CDS encoding potassium/proton antiporter — encoded protein: MINLMIISALVLLVCITSSKIFYKFGVPILLVFIILGMLFGSDGVVGIYFDNYELTKQLCSIGLVFIMFYGGYGTNWNMAKPVAISSILLSTVGVVITAGLTGLFCILVFNTSVLEGLLIGSIVASTDAASVFAILRSQKLNLKGSIASILEIESGSNDPFAYMMTIIILGLMGNIDSSSILPMLLTQVVVGILSAVILAKLTVYLLRNLNFEIEGFYPIFVTAIAILSYSLSEYLGGNGYLSVYMAGIIIGNSKIPHKKSIFQFFDGISWIMQIMLFFLLGLLAFPSQIPGVMIKSTLISIFMIVIARPIATFSILSWFKIPVKQQIFISWVGLRGAASIVFAIFAVTYGVPIENDIFHIIFFIALFSVSVQGTLLPMMARKLDLIDDNSSILKTFNDYTEDKSTKLIEVSVTEDCRLVNKSIMDADIPEDILIVMIKRNGDVLVPNGSTVMLLGDVLVITGNNFDILDNYFDHKVNKYQEGKSTKLMEISIPLDSKITNKSIKNIDISKDILIVMIKRNGNIIIPNGSTVIRPEDVLVITGNNLDELENLSEI
- a CDS encoding type II CAAX prenyl endopeptidase Rce1 family protein, which codes for MHGNIVQGTYAFISAILLAIVYLHYESIFACIIVHMTSNLLGISVNVFLVSKINNEIISIILFAIMGIVCTTIPAIKMIKEYKAKKDEKISI
- a CDS encoding response regulator transcription factor, with amino-acid sequence MINVLMIEDDSAISFAVKYALEKEGFNIDICNDLEKSRNSIKDKKYNIILLDVMLPDGNGYDFCREIREVQDTPIIFLSACDEEVNVVMGLDIGGDDYITKPFRVRELISRINAVLRRKGSSNENKKVIKFKDLTINTLEARVYKGEEEILLTSVEYKLLLILIKNNNVVLSRTKILEKLWDVTCDFVNDNTLTVYIKRLREKIEDDSSHPKYILTVRGLGYKWNGSENSVSI